In Parasphingorhabdus halotolerans, a single window of DNA contains:
- the hisA gene encoding 1-(5-phosphoribosyl)-5-[(5-phosphoribosylamino)methylideneamino]imidazole-4-carboxamide isomerase: protein MIVFPAIDLKSGEVVRLAEGDMDRATVYGDNPAAQALLFAEAGAEHIHVVDLDGAFAGSPKNAEAVEAIIASFPGHVQLGGGIRNRETVTRWFELGVARLVIGTAALKDPEFVKDMAKEFEGGIVVAVDARDGMVATEGWADVSDVSVRDLARRFEDAGVASILFTDVGRDGMLTGCNIEATVDLARSVDIPVIASGGVKGLDDIHILGQFAKDGIEGVITGRALFEGRLDLATAIAMANR from the coding sequence ATGATCGTATTCCCAGCTATCGACCTTAAATCCGGCGAAGTCGTCCGGCTGGCCGAGGGCGATATGGATCGCGCGACCGTTTATGGCGATAACCCGGCGGCGCAGGCCTTGTTATTTGCCGAGGCCGGCGCGGAACATATTCATGTGGTGGATCTTGATGGCGCCTTTGCGGGCTCGCCCAAAAACGCAGAAGCGGTGGAAGCGATTATCGCGAGTTTCCCCGGTCATGTCCAACTGGGCGGTGGGATCAGGAACCGTGAAACAGTGACGCGCTGGTTTGAACTCGGCGTAGCGCGGCTGGTGATCGGCACTGCGGCGCTCAAAGACCCCGAATTTGTCAAAGACATGGCGAAAGAATTTGAAGGCGGCATTGTTGTCGCCGTTGATGCCCGCGACGGCATGGTCGCGACCGAAGGCTGGGCCGATGTGTCCGATGTTAGTGTGAGAGATTTGGCACGGCGCTTTGAAGACGCGGGCGTGGCATCCATCCTGTTCACCGATGTTGGTCGCGACGGGATGCTGACCGGATGCAATATAGAAGCAACCGTCGATCTCGCCCGCAGCGTGGACATCCCTGTCATCGCGAGCGGCGGTGTTAAAGGGCTGGATGATATTCACATATTGGGCCAGTTCGCCAAAGACGGTATTGAAGGCGTCATCACCGGGCGCGCGCTTTTTGAGGGGCGGCTGGATTTGGCGACCGCTATTGCGATGGCAAATCGATAG
- the hisH gene encoding imidazole glycerol phosphate synthase subunit HisH: MAETIALIDFGAGNLHSVHNALQAAGAHGVEVTADPEVVAKTDRIVLPGVGAFGACRDALAGIDGMIAALEQRVLKQGAPFLGICVGMQLLADNGIEFGEHKGLGWISGIVEKMEASSADIKIPHMGWNDVTPQTDHPLIEPGEAYYLHGYHFRAADSSEVLATTTHGMPLVSAVGLDNIVGVQFHPEKSQAYGLAFLKRFLEWKP, encoded by the coding sequence GTGGCTGAGACTATCGCGCTGATCGATTTTGGCGCCGGCAATCTTCATAGCGTTCACAATGCCTTGCAAGCGGCAGGGGCGCATGGCGTTGAGGTCACAGCTGATCCCGAGGTGGTGGCCAAGACTGACCGCATTGTCTTGCCGGGTGTGGGCGCTTTTGGGGCGTGCCGCGATGCGCTGGCCGGGATTGACGGCATGATTGCAGCGTTGGAGCAGCGGGTTCTCAAACAAGGCGCGCCGTTTCTCGGGATTTGCGTCGGCATGCAGTTGCTGGCTGACAACGGCATTGAGTTTGGCGAGCACAAAGGGCTGGGCTGGATATCGGGAATTGTGGAGAAGATGGAGGCTTCCTCGGCCGATATCAAAATCCCGCATATGGGCTGGAATGATGTCACACCGCAAACCGATCATCCGCTGATTGAACCCGGTGAAGCCTATTATCTCCATGGTTATCATTTTCGAGCGGCTGATAGTTCAGAAGTACTGGCAACTACGACTCACGGAATGCCCCTGGTTTCTGCTGTCGGCCTCGATAATATTGTCGGCGTGCAATTTCATCCCGAGAAAAGCCAGGCCTATGGTCTGGCGTTTCTCAAGCGCTTTCTGGAGTGGAAACCATGA
- the hisB gene encoding imidazoleglycerol-phosphate dehydratase HisB — protein MRTATIERNTKETEIFVALNLDGTGQYDVSTGIGFLDHMIEQFSRHSLIDLKLRIKGDLHVDQHHTTEDSAIAVGQAILQALGDKAGITRYGNAYSPMDETLSRVALDISGRPWMVWKAGFTQERLGEMDTELFKHWFHSVADAAGITLHIELLYGENNHHIAESIFKGFARAMRQAVERDPRKGDAIPSTKGQLGG, from the coding sequence ATGAGAACGGCGACAATAGAGCGAAACACCAAGGAAACCGAAATTTTCGTCGCGTTGAATCTGGACGGAACAGGACAATATGACGTGTCCACCGGCATTGGATTTCTCGACCATATGATCGAACAATTTTCGCGTCATTCGCTGATTGACTTGAAATTGCGGATCAAGGGCGATCTGCACGTGGACCAGCATCACACGACCGAAGATAGCGCTATCGCGGTAGGGCAGGCGATTTTGCAGGCCCTTGGTGACAAGGCGGGAATCACCCGATATGGCAATGCGTACTCGCCCATGGACGAAACGCTGAGCCGGGTGGCGCTGGATATTTCCGGACGGCCATGGATGGTCTGGAAGGCTGGCTTCACGCAGGAACGTCTTGGCGAGATGGACACTGAGCTTTTCAAACACTGGTTTCACAGCGTCGCGGACGCCGCCGGAATAACCCTGCATATCGAGCTGCTTTACGGCGAGAATAACCATCATATTGCCGAAAGCATATTCAAAGGCTTCGCCCGTGCGATGCGACAAGCGGTAGAGCGCGATCCACGCAAGGGCGATGCTATTCCTTCGACAAAGGGCCAGCTTGGTGGCTGA
- a CDS encoding SspB family protein has protein sequence MTDSAPDSLIPYDEIVQEALRAVVGRVIGEVEKDGLPGEHHFYITFKTRAPGVEIPDHLIAKFPDEMTIVIQNRYWDLRVNGDRFEVGLSFNQISSMLHIPFAAITSFVDPAVDFALQFHVEEVEDDMDGHEPAENDADADSSASEIEIVDDGSNVVTVDFGKKK, from the coding sequence ATGACTGATAGCGCGCCCGACAGCCTGATTCCTTATGATGAGATTGTGCAGGAGGCCCTGCGCGCCGTTGTTGGCCGGGTCATCGGCGAGGTCGAGAAAGACGGGCTCCCCGGAGAGCATCATTTTTATATCACGTTCAAAACCCGCGCACCGGGTGTTGAAATACCCGATCATCTGATCGCCAAATTTCCCGATGAAATGACGATTGTCATCCAGAATCGCTATTGGGATCTGAGAGTAAATGGCGATCGCTTTGAGGTAGGGCTGAGCTTCAACCAGATTAGTTCGATGCTGCATATCCCGTTTGCCGCGATCACATCCTTTGTCGATCCCGCCGTCGATTTCGCGCTCCAATTTCATGTTGAGGAAGTGGAAGACGACATGGATGGGCATGAGCCTGCAGAAAATGATGCCGATGCTGATTCCAGTGCCAGCGAAATAGAAATTGTCGACGATGGCTCCAATGTTGTTACCGTGGATTTCGGCAAGAAGAAGTAG
- the fumC gene encoding class II fumarate hydratase — MTKTRTEADSLGNIEVPAEAYWGAQTQRSIDNFPFPRQERMPIRLIHALATVKQAAARVNGIHGLEAEISAAIEKASKAVRSGEYDNQFPLTIWQTGSGTQTNMNVNEVIAGIANESIYGTRGGKYPVHPNDHVNRGQSSNDSFPTAMHVASALALEVELFPALEQLHDALAEKAQAWKSIVKIGRTHLQDATPLTLGQEFSGYTAQLVANRDRIEAVLPRLHQLAQGGTAVGTGLNAPENFGEHIAREISKITGLKFTSAPNKFAELAAHDTMVELSGALSTLAVSLTKIANDIRLLGSGPRSGLGELSLPANEPGSSIMPGKVNPTQCEMLTMVAAQMIGNHQAVTVGGLQGHLELNVFKPLIGANVLRSIEIASIGMSSFATRCVDGLEPNEQRIGHLVDNSLMLITALAPIIGYDKSSKIAKHAHDKGITLKAAALELGLVDEATYNKYVRPEAMTGPRT, encoded by the coding sequence ATGACCAAAACCCGCACAGAAGCAGATTCGCTTGGCAATATCGAAGTGCCTGCCGAGGCCTATTGGGGGGCGCAAACCCAGCGAAGCATCGATAATTTTCCCTTCCCCCGCCAAGAACGGATGCCAATCCGGTTGATCCATGCGCTGGCGACGGTGAAACAGGCAGCAGCAAGGGTGAACGGCATCCACGGTCTTGAGGCCGAAATTTCCGCCGCGATAGAAAAAGCCTCAAAAGCAGTGCGTTCTGGGGAATATGACAACCAGTTTCCGCTCACCATCTGGCAAACAGGCTCCGGCACCCAGACCAATATGAACGTGAACGAGGTGATTGCCGGGATCGCCAACGAGTCCATTTACGGAACGCGCGGCGGCAAATATCCGGTGCATCCCAACGACCACGTCAATCGTGGACAATCCTCCAACGACAGTTTTCCGACCGCAATGCATGTCGCGTCGGCCCTGGCGCTGGAGGTCGAACTATTTCCTGCACTCGAGCAGCTCCATGATGCGCTGGCTGAAAAGGCCCAAGCCTGGAAATCTATTGTGAAAATCGGACGAACGCATTTGCAGGATGCCACGCCGCTGACACTCGGGCAGGAATTCTCCGGCTATACAGCACAACTTGTAGCCAATCGGGATCGTATTGAAGCGGTGTTACCGCGCCTGCATCAGCTGGCCCAAGGCGGCACCGCCGTCGGTACCGGTCTCAATGCACCGGAAAATTTTGGCGAGCATATTGCCCGGGAAATCTCGAAAATAACCGGGCTTAAGTTCACTTCCGCACCCAATAAATTTGCCGAACTGGCTGCCCATGACACAATGGTTGAACTCTCCGGCGCGCTCAGCACGCTGGCTGTATCGCTCACCAAAATTGCCAATGATATCCGCCTGCTCGGCTCCGGTCCGCGCTCTGGTCTTGGCGAACTGTCGCTGCCCGCGAATGAACCGGGTAGCTCGATCATGCCCGGCAAGGTCAATCCCACGCAGTGCGAGATGCTGACGATGGTCGCGGCCCAGATGATCGGCAACCACCAGGCGGTGACCGTTGGCGGTTTGCAGGGCCATCTGGAGCTCAACGTCTTCAAACCATTAATCGGTGCCAATGTGTTGCGGTCGATCGAAATTGCATCCATCGGTATGTCCAGTTTCGCGACACGGTGCGTTGACGGGCTGGAACCGAATGAGCAGCGTATCGGGCATCTGGTTGATAACTCGCTTATGCTGATAACCGCCCTCGCCCCGATCATCGGTTATGACAAATCTTCGAAAATCGCCAAACATGCACATGACAAGGGCATAACGCTAAAGGCCGCCGCACTCGAACTGGGGCTTGTTGATGAAGCGACGTATAACAAATATGTGCGACCCGAAGCGATGACCGGCCCGAGAACATGA
- a CDS encoding mechanosensitive ion channel family protein: protein MNSQLDKTIDKSFDTASVLTRQLWKIWESLVEMVPGMIIALMVLLVTWLIASSATRIADWITKKQELRPSLRALIDTLIRIGIWIFGLLVALTILLPGLTPTGLVTGLGLGTVAIGFAFQDFFENFLAGIFIMARKKMRIGDYIKAGDIEGTVEMIRLRDTHIRKLSRELLIVPNTHMFKNTLEILTDETTRRHEIVTGVAYDTDLEKARVVIKEAVKGADGVDKSRPVDVLATEFNNSSIDFTVRWWSGSGVPDMLDSRDSVVRRIKQSLNDANIEIPFPYVTVTFKDGVPLVDKRDLDQQVE, encoded by the coding sequence ATGAACAGCCAGCTCGATAAAACCATAGACAAGTCGTTCGACACCGCCAGCGTGCTGACCCGTCAGTTGTGGAAAATCTGGGAAAGTCTGGTCGAAATGGTTCCTGGGATGATCATCGCGTTGATGGTCCTTCTGGTCACATGGCTCATCGCCAGCTCTGCGACACGGATAGCGGACTGGATCACCAAAAAACAGGAATTGAGACCATCACTCCGCGCGCTGATCGATACTCTGATACGGATCGGAATCTGGATTTTTGGATTATTGGTGGCGCTGACCATCCTGTTACCGGGGCTAACCCCAACGGGACTGGTAACCGGTTTGGGCCTGGGTACGGTTGCCATCGGCTTCGCTTTTCAGGATTTCTTCGAAAATTTCCTCGCCGGTATCTTCATCATGGCCCGCAAGAAAATGCGGATCGGCGATTATATCAAGGCGGGCGATATTGAGGGCACAGTCGAAATGATCCGCCTCCGTGACACCCATATCCGTAAATTGTCACGCGAACTGCTAATTGTCCCAAACACTCATATGTTTAAAAATACGCTTGAAATCCTGACCGACGAGACGACACGACGGCATGAGATCGTGACCGGTGTTGCGTATGACACCGACCTGGAGAAGGCCCGGGTGGTTATAAAAGAAGCAGTCAAAGGCGCGGACGGCGTGGACAAAAGCCGCCCCGTCGATGTTCTGGCCACAGAATTTAACAATAGTTCAATCGATTTTACCGTTCGCTGGTGGTCCGGCAGCGGCGTACCCGATATGCTCGACAGTCGCGATTCAGTCGTGCGGAGAATCAAGCAATCCCTGAACGATGCCAATATCGAGATTCCGTTTCCTTATGTCACCGTTACGTTCAAGGACGGGGTACCGCTGGTTGACAAGAGAGATTTGGATCAGCAGGTCGAATAA